One stretch of Nocardia fluminea DNA includes these proteins:
- a CDS encoding haloalkane dehalogenase, giving the protein MLIDFTPDKALYPFESRWFESSAGRVHYIDEGSGIPILFCHGSPTWSFLYRKIITELGDRFRCLAVDYPGFGLSERPPGYGYTIAEHAAVVGELVDHLGLDQFVIMGQDWGGPIGAAVGVDRADRVRGLVLGNTLLWPTDTWPQKAFSRIMSSSPMQRRILRDNLLVERFLLAELRDTISEAEADHYREVQPSPEARRGIAAMPGQILAARPFLEQLATDVPARLGDTPTLLVWGMKDMAFRPASFLPRMRATFADHRVLELPDARHFIPEHEPGAIAEAIVQRFR; this is encoded by the coding sequence ATGCTGATCGATTTCACGCCGGACAAGGCGCTGTACCCCTTCGAATCCCGCTGGTTCGAGTCGTCCGCCGGCCGGGTGCACTACATCGACGAGGGCTCCGGGATCCCCATCCTGTTCTGTCACGGCAGCCCCACCTGGAGCTTTCTCTACCGCAAGATCATCACTGAGCTCGGCGACCGGTTCCGTTGCCTGGCAGTCGATTACCCGGGCTTCGGACTCTCCGAACGGCCACCGGGGTACGGCTACACCATCGCCGAACACGCCGCGGTGGTCGGCGAGCTGGTCGACCATCTCGGGCTCGACCAATTCGTGATCATGGGCCAGGACTGGGGCGGGCCGATCGGCGCCGCCGTCGGTGTGGACCGAGCCGATCGGGTGCGTGGGCTGGTGCTCGGCAACACCCTGTTGTGGCCGACGGACACCTGGCCACAGAAGGCATTCAGCCGAATCATGAGCAGCTCGCCGATGCAGCGGCGAATCCTGCGCGACAACCTGCTCGTCGAGCGTTTTCTGCTCGCGGAGCTGCGCGACACGATCAGTGAGGCCGAGGCCGATCACTATCGCGAGGTGCAGCCTTCGCCCGAAGCCAGGCGCGGGATCGCCGCGATGCCCGGGCAGATCCTGGCCGCTCGCCCCTTCCTCGAACAGCTGGCCACCGATGTGCCCGCTCGACTCGGCGACACCCCGACGCTGCTGGTCTGGGGCATGAAGGACATGGCGTTCCGTCCCGCCTCGTTCCTGCCACGGATGCGCGCCACGTTCGCCGATCACCGGGTCCTCGAGCTGCCCGATGCCAGGCACTTCATCCCCGAGCACGAGCCGGGCGCGATCGCCGAAGCTATCGTCCAGCGTTTTCGCTGA